AAATGCTATCTGTTTTTCCGGAATGCATAACTATACCTTCTTTATCTATTGTTATTTTCAAGGTTGATTCGGATTGATTATATATTATAACTTTTCCGTAAGGTGAAAATTCATCTTTAGGTTCAAATTTATAAGAAGATGGTGCATATATTGTTGCACATCCATTAAAAAAAATTATAAGCAATAATATTACAATCAATTTTTGCATATCAAAAATTTTTATTAATATTTTATATATTTTTTACTTATAGACATAAAAGTACCGCTAATACTAATATCCCTCCTTCTACCCAAGTTATATCTTTTATAGTTTTTTGTTTTGGTGTATACTCTTCTCTAACCGGTTTTGGTTCAGGCCTTGGCTGATAACTTTCTTTATATTCTATTTTCGTCTTGTTTTCATCATTGTCTTTTATAATCACATTGGTTAATGATCTTCCACAATATCTACAGAAATTAGCATTTGATCTATTCCTTCGATTACAACTAGGGCATATTTTTTCATCAGTGATATCACTTTGAGATTTTCTTTCATTATTTATATTACTACTTGGCACTTCTTTAGTAAGGGCAGACCACTCAATTATAAATGACCACACAGAAGATGGTTTTGACCATCCATCGGAATTAAGTGTAGCAACACGCCAGTAATATGTCTTTCCTTTCTGTAAATAATTTCTATCTGGCACTGTCCATTCTTCTTTTTGGGGATAATTTGAACTTGCATCAACAATTTTTTTTGTACATTCTCTATCGGAATAAATAGCAATGTTATAGCAAGCAGTGTCTTCAACTCCATACCATTCAAAAGTTGGTAGAGTTGTGGTGATTATTTCACCATTCTCAGGGCTCAATAAGACAGGTGGTTCTGGTTTAGCAAATAGTTTGCCAAAAAATAAAATTAAAAATACTATTGGAAAAAAATATTTAATTATACTAAACATAACCATTGTTTTCACAAACGTTCCACTTCCATTGCTATTTTCTCTACTAGTTGATATATAGCTTTTCTTGTAGCAATCCCGATAGAAGTTTCATCAAATCCTTCTGTTCCATACTCAAAAGATAAAACTGCACCCGTTCCAGATGAACTGGTAGTGCATGTGCCAATACCAGTTGCCGCTGAAATAATTTCGCCTGTTTCTACGCTAACCATTTTGGCATCTATTACTATCCTCGTTGTTATATTCCTAGAACCAGTAAACCCTGTAT
This sequence is a window from Elusimicrobiota bacterium. Protein-coding genes within it:
- a CDS encoding zinc-ribbon domain-containing protein; this translates as MFSIIKYFFPIVFLILFFGKLFAKPEPPVLLSPENGEIITTTLPTFEWYGVEDTACYNIAIYSDRECTKKIVDASSNYPQKEEWTVPDRNYLQKGKTYYWRVATLNSDGWSKPSSVWSFIIEWSALTKEVPSSNINNERKSQSDITDEKICPSCNRRNRSNANFCRYCGRSLTNVIIKDNDENKTKIEYKESYQPRPEPKPVREEYTPKQKTIKDITWVEGGILVLAVLLCL